A stretch of DNA from Kosmotoga arenicorallina S304:
TTAATTTGGGGATAAAGACCGTTCTATCAAAAAGCGATTTTATAAAACTTCTCTCTGGCTATAGTTTGGGAGAACTGGTTCGATTTGAACCCATTATAACCGGAACGGTTCAGACAAACTATTATCTGGAAACAACAACAGGAAGATATATCCTCAGATACTATGAATGCAGATCAGAGGCTTCGGTTAAATTTGAAGTGAATTTGCTGAATTACTTAAGGAAAAGGGATTATCCGTGCCCTGCTGTTTATAAGGACAAACACGGCAGATACGTGAACCCGCATAATGGAAAGCCATATGTCCTTTTCGAATTCATTCAGGGAACTCATATAGAAAACCCGTCTGTTGAGCAGCAAAAGCAACTTATAAAACTGGTTGCAAAGCTTCATAAGCTCACCAGAAATTACAGGCCTTCTTATAGAACTGCCCGCTGGAATTACGGAGTAAATCTATGCAAGGAACTAGCATATCAAAAGGCAAAAGAGATAAACACTATTAATTCATGGAAAAAACTGAAGTGGTTAGAGGATGAACTTGAAAAAC
This window harbors:
- a CDS encoding homoserine kinase, translating into MGIKTVLSKSDFIKLLSGYSLGELVRFEPIITGTVQTNYYLETTTGRYILRYYECRSEASVKFEVNLLNYLRKRDYPCPAVYKDKHGRYVNPHNGKPYVLFEFIQGTHIENPSVEQQKQLIKLVAKLHKLTRNYRPSYRTARWNYGVNLCKELAYQKAKEINTINSWKKLKWLEDELEKLQLPKSLPKGICHCDFHFSNILFEDGEIQAILDFDDANYTYLLLDLAFLIEPFIPEFKWNSWQSFGKTDSILDFTSARETVAEYMKHRQLNNNEIRHLFDVYKLSVLIDCLWYFERGKAEDFYEKRKIDALNRFGRDSFFREIFDEN